A single genomic interval of Lentimicrobium saccharophilum harbors:
- a CDS encoding aminopeptidase P N-terminal domain-containing protein: MRYKSIDPDLFRKNREKLEKKLKPNALAVIHANDEMPRNGDQCFVYRQNSDLFYLTGLDQEKCILTLFPNHPVEAMREIVFTVRTNDRMVTWYGHKYTLEQVTEISGVKNVRWLDDFEDTFRDLMARAEFVYLNQNENPRFTTEVPSRDLRFMQQLRHDYPLHAFERLAPLLTDLRMIKESEEIEMINRACEITGDAFGRVLNFVKPGVMEYEVEAEITHEFLRNGASGHAYPPIIASGVNNCILHYNQNDQVCKDGELLLLDFGAEYGNYAGDCSRTIPVNGKFSPRQRQVYEAVLRVLRKASRMLVPGTTIDKYHAEICKIVESELIGLGLFSREDVEKQDPENPLFFRYYMHGTSHFMGLDVHDVGSKQHPLRKGMVLSCEPAIYIPEEGFGIRLENDILVDEEPVDLMAHIPIEPDDIEALMAR, from the coding sequence ATGCGATACAAATCCATAGATCCTGATCTGTTCAGGAAAAACCGTGAAAAACTTGAGAAAAAGCTTAAACCCAATGCCCTGGCTGTAATACATGCAAATGATGAAATGCCCCGCAATGGCGACCAGTGTTTTGTTTACAGGCAGAACAGCGATTTGTTTTACCTGACCGGTCTCGATCAGGAAAAATGCATACTTACCCTTTTTCCTAACCATCCGGTTGAAGCCATGCGCGAAATTGTTTTTACAGTCAGAACAAATGACCGGATGGTTACCTGGTATGGTCATAAGTACACACTTGAGCAGGTGACGGAGATCTCGGGTGTGAAAAACGTGCGATGGCTTGATGATTTCGAAGATACTTTCCGTGATCTGATGGCCCGTGCAGAATTTGTATATCTTAATCAGAATGAAAACCCCCGTTTTACCACCGAGGTGCCTTCGCGGGACCTGAGGTTTATGCAGCAACTCAGACATGATTATCCTTTGCACGCATTTGAACGGCTGGCCCCCCTGCTTACCGACCTGCGGATGATAAAGGAATCCGAAGAAATTGAGATGATCAACCGGGCCTGCGAGATTACGGGGGATGCTTTTGGAAGGGTATTGAACTTTGTGAAACCAGGGGTTATGGAATATGAAGTCGAAGCGGAAATTACCCATGAGTTTCTGCGCAACGGGGCATCGGGACATGCCTATCCGCCCATCATTGCATCCGGGGTAAATAATTGCATTCTGCATTATAATCAGAACGATCAGGTTTGCAAAGACGGCGAACTGCTGTTGCTGGATTTCGGGGCTGAATACGGCAATTATGCCGGTGACTGTTCGCGGACCATTCCGGTTAACGGAAAATTCTCTCCCCGGCAACGTCAGGTGTACGAAGCGGTATTGAGGGTGTTGCGCAAGGCATCCAGAATGCTGGTTCCCGGGACCACCATCGATAAGTACCACGCCGAAATCTGCAAGATTGTTGAAAGCGAATTGATTGGTCTGGGGTTGTTCAGCCGTGAGGATGTGGAAAAGCAGGATCCTGAAAACCCGTTGTTCTTCAGATATTATATGCACGGGACTTCACATTTTATGGGCCTGGATGTGCACGACGTCGGAAGCAAGCAGCATCCTTTGCGCAAGGGGATGGTGCTGAGTTGCGAACCGGCCATCTATATTCCGGAAGAAGGTTTTGGCATACGCCTGGAAAATGATATTCTTGTTGATGAAGAACCTGTTGACCTGATGGCCCACATCCCCATTGAGCCGGATGACATTGAGGCCCTGATGGCCCGTTAG
- a CDS encoding succinate dehydrogenase cytochrome b subunit, whose amino-acid sequence MVLKYSSITKKIIMALAGLFLISFLIVHLSINLLILKNDGREAFNLAAHFMVTNPLIQTMQWVLFGGFIIHILVGVVLQIQNWMARPTRYKVEGYSHTSFFSKFMIHTGAIILAFLILHLINFFFRAKFGEMPGVMIGDKHYEDMGLLVIEKFKNLPYVLMYIFWLLFLGFHLDHAFHSAIQSLGLNHNKYTPVVFGISRALAILIAGGFILIPLIIYIS is encoded by the coding sequence ATGGTATTAAAGTACTCTTCCATCACCAAAAAGATCATTATGGCGCTGGCAGGATTGTTCCTGATCAGCTTTCTGATCGTTCATCTGAGCATCAACCTGCTGATTCTGAAAAACGACGGCAGGGAAGCGTTCAACCTGGCCGCCCATTTCATGGTCACAAACCCCTTGATACAAACCATGCAATGGGTGCTGTTCGGAGGTTTTATCATTCATATCCTTGTAGGGGTCGTGCTTCAGATACAGAACTGGATGGCCCGTCCAACCCGGTATAAGGTTGAAGGATATTCACATACTTCATTCTTCTCGAAGTTCATGATCCATACAGGAGCAATCATCCTGGCGTTTCTGATACTGCACCTGATCAACTTTTTCTTCAGGGCTAAATTCGGAGAAATGCCCGGAGTTATGATCGGTGATAAACATTATGAAGATATGGGTCTGCTGGTGATCGAGAAATTCAAGAATTTACCTTATGTGTTGATGTATATTTTCTGGCTGCTGTTCCTGGGATTTCATCTGGATCACGCCTTTCATTCGGCGATTCAGTCGCTGGGATTAAACCACAACAAATATACGCCGGTGGTTTTCGGCATCAGCCGGGCGCTGGCCATCCTGATCGCAGGCGGTTTTATCCTTATCCCGTTGATCATATACATAAGTTAA
- a CDS encoding fumarate reductase/succinate dehydrogenase flavoprotein subunit: MAELNSKIPKGQLAEKWTNFKANTNLVNPANKRRLEIIVVGTGLAGASAAASLAELGFKVKNFCYQDSPRRAHSIAAQGGINAAKNYQNDGDSVYRLFYDTIKGGDYRAREANVYRLAEVSNAIIDQCVAQGVPFAREYGGLLDNRSFGGAQVSRTFYARGQTGQQLLLGAYSALSRQVKKGNVELYTRHEMLDVVLVEGRARGIIVRDMVTGAIERYAAHAVVLATGGYGNVFFLSTNAMGSNATAIWKAFKRGAFFGNPSFTQIHPTCIPVHGDFQSKLTLMSESLRNDGRIWVPKNKEDAEKIRQGKLQPTQIKEEDRDYYLERRYPAFGNLVPRDVASRAAKERCDAGYGVGDTGLAVYLDFSDAINRLGKKVIEARYGNLFQMYEKIVDENPYETPMMIYPAVHYTMGGLWVDYELMTTIPGLYAIGEANFSDHGANRLGASALMQGLADGYFVLPYTIQNYLSDQIRVPKFSTDLPEFKQTEEEAADRLRKLMEVKGKQTVDSFHKRLGHIMWEYVGMGRNEAGLKKAIVEIAKLREEFWKDVKITGGMNEINPELEKAGRVADFLELGELMARDALIRNESCGGHFREEYQTPEGEALRDDQNLMYVAAWEFTGDNTEPRLNKEALDYEFVEVKQRNYK, translated from the coding sequence ATGGCTGAACTTAATTCAAAGATACCCAAAGGACAGTTGGCCGAGAAATGGACCAATTTCAAGGCAAATACAAACCTGGTAAATCCGGCAAACAAGCGCAGACTGGAAATTATTGTTGTAGGAACCGGTCTGGCCGGAGCGTCCGCTGCTGCCAGCCTTGCCGAACTGGGCTTTAAGGTTAAAAATTTCTGTTACCAGGACAGCCCGCGCAGGGCGCACAGTATTGCAGCCCAGGGCGGTATCAATGCAGCAAAGAATTACCAGAACGACGGAGACAGCGTTTACCGCCTGTTTTACGACACCATCAAGGGGGGCGACTATCGTGCCCGCGAAGCCAACGTCTACCGGCTGGCCGAAGTGAGCAACGCCATCATCGATCAGTGCGTGGCCCAGGGGGTTCCGTTTGCCCGCGAATATGGCGGATTGCTCGACAACCGTTCTTTCGGGGGAGCACAGGTTTCACGTACTTTTTACGCGCGTGGACAAACCGGACAACAGTTGCTGCTCGGAGCCTACAGCGCCCTCAGCCGTCAGGTAAAAAAGGGCAATGTTGAGCTTTATACCCGACACGAAATGCTCGACGTAGTGCTTGTCGAAGGTCGTGCCAGGGGTATCATCGTTCGTGACATGGTTACAGGGGCCATCGAAAGATATGCCGCCCATGCGGTAGTGCTGGCCACCGGTGGTTATGGCAATGTTTTTTTCCTGTCGACCAATGCCATGGGCTCAAATGCCACTGCGATCTGGAAAGCATTTAAACGCGGAGCTTTTTTCGGAAACCCGAGTTTTACACAGATTCATCCCACCTGTATCCCGGTTCACGGCGACTTCCAGTCGAAACTCACCCTGATGAGTGAGAGCCTCCGCAACGATGGCCGCATCTGGGTGCCCAAAAACAAGGAAGATGCCGAAAAAATCAGGCAGGGCAAGCTGCAGCCCACGCAAATAAAAGAAGAAGACCGTGACTATTACCTCGAGCGCCGTTATCCGGCCTTTGGCAACCTGGTGCCCCGCGACGTGGCCTCACGTGCAGCTAAAGAACGATGCGACGCCGGTTACGGAGTGGGAGATACGGGTCTGGCTGTTTACCTCGACTTCAGCGACGCCATCAACCGTCTGGGCAAGAAAGTGATTGAAGCTCGCTATGGAAACCTCTTCCAGATGTATGAAAAAATCGTGGATGAGAACCCTTATGAAACGCCGATGATGATTTACCCGGCTGTTCACTATACCATGGGCGGACTATGGGTTGATTACGAACTGATGACTACCATTCCGGGCCTTTATGCAATCGGGGAAGCCAACTTCAGCGACCACGGCGCCAACCGTCTGGGCGCATCGGCACTGATGCAGGGCCTGGCCGACGGATACTTCGTACTTCCTTACACCATTCAGAATTATCTCTCCGATCAGATCAGGGTTCCTAAATTCTCCACCGACCTGCCTGAATTCAAACAAACTGAAGAAGAGGCAGCAGACAGGCTCAGGAAACTGATGGAAGTAAAGGGAAAACAAACCGTTGACAGCTTCCATAAACGGCTGGGTCATATCATGTGGGAATATGTAGGTATGGGCCGCAATGAAGCCGGGCTTAAAAAAGCAATTGTTGAAATAGCAAAACTGAGGGAAGAATTCTGGAAGGATGTGAAAATCACCGGCGGGATGAATGAGATCAATCCTGAACTGGAAAAGGCCGGCCGTGTTGCCGACTTCCTGGAACTTGGCGAACTGATGGCCCGTGACGCGCTGATCCGGAACGAGTCGTGCGGCGGCCACTTCCGTGAGGAATACCAGACCCCCGAAGGAGAAGCACTGCGCGACGATCAGAACCTGATGTACGTGGCGGCCTGGGAATTTACCGGTGACAATACCGAACCCCGGCTCAACAAGGAAGCGCTTGACTACGAATTTGTGGAAGTAAAACAGAGGAATTACAAGTAA
- a CDS encoding succinate dehydrogenase/fumarate reductase iron-sulfur subunit: MDLTLKIWRQKNATSKGKFVTYKVNGISPNSSFLEMMDILNESLVVKGEDPVAFDHDCREGICGACSMYINGRPHGPDKAITTCQLHMRRFKDGDTIVIEPWRARPFPVLKDLIVDRTAFDKIIQAGGYISVNTGGIPDANAIPIPRANAELSMDAAACIGCGACVAACKNASAMLFVSAKVSQFALLPQGKPEAAERVQAMVAEMDRLGFGNCTNTGACEAECPKEISISNIARMNREFLSAKIGSQIPKEQAGGGV; the protein is encoded by the coding sequence ATGGACCTTACACTCAAGATATGGCGTCAGAAAAATGCCACCAGTAAAGGAAAATTCGTCACCTATAAGGTAAACGGCATTTCGCCAAACAGCTCCTTCCTCGAAATGATGGATATACTGAACGAATCGCTGGTTGTAAAAGGTGAAGACCCGGTTGCCTTCGACCACGACTGCCGTGAAGGGATCTGCGGAGCCTGCAGCATGTACATCAATGGAAGACCCCATGGCCCTGACAAAGCCATCACTACCTGCCAGTTGCATATGCGCAGGTTCAAAGATGGCGACACCATCGTGATCGAGCCATGGAGGGCCAGACCATTCCCGGTGCTGAAAGACCTGATTGTTGACCGCACTGCCTTCGACAAAATCATCCAGGCCGGGGGATATATCTCAGTGAATACCGGTGGAATTCCAGACGCCAATGCTATTCCCATTCCAAGGGCCAATGCCGAGCTTTCGATGGATGCCGCCGCATGTATCGGCTGTGGCGCCTGCGTAGCCGCATGTAAAAATGCTTCAGCCATGTTGTTTGTTTCAGCCAAAGTATCGCAGTTTGCATTACTGCCCCAGGGTAAACCCGAAGCGGCAGAGCGCGTTCAGGCCATGGTGGCCGAAATGGACCGGCTGGGATTCGGAAACTGCACCAATACAGGCGCCTGCGAAGCCGAATGTCCCAAAGAGATTTCCATCAGCAACATCGCCAGGATGAACCGTGAGTTTCTTTCGGCTAAAATCGGATCCCAGATACCAAAAGAACAGGCCGGAGGAGGAGTGTAA
- a CDS encoding PKD domain-containing protein, producing the protein MKFLITLLLTASTAVSSFCQQATLRNRAALYESNGIHRSFQPGSAFPDYPRLKLPEQAKHTSLPPVADNSGQPYLRPVFRQAGASCGQASTVGYNFCYEINRLRQLPSDTSLNTYPDHFTYNFMNATEPYYGEGVSYFHTFDILYDAGNPTEAVYGPITLEDNYYWMSGYEKYYNAMKNRLGSVRSIHAGTPEGLEILKHWIHNHIEGSAIGGVASFYAGMNYVAHLPPASPEAGKSVITTWLPTASHAMTIVGYNDSIRFDRNGDNMFTNHLDINNDGIADMKDWEIGGLKFVNSYGPDWENNGFCYMLYSTLAADYGQGGIWNNSVHVLFPDTAYTPGLTISAKVKYNKRGRIRITAGVSTDTSVFYPEKELQFTVFNYQGGDYYMTGSRLPDGKTLELGLDVTPLLSYIHPGQPARIFLIIDEADPDQGGEGLILEFSAISYLTGSPVTFSGDETPVAIADNGRTLVSAIIQVQSDPPVIHSDDIIYIPENTEDFSFTPVITGGTNPVELTTGHVYFQGDSTGIYPQHPGEDLQPSSRTNGFAMVAMPFSFPFFGETFDTLYMHVNGYLMFTGEDMPYYYQLYDEQYLCQIKAIAPFLNRNLRQNINGDYLKVSLSPDKAVFSWKLTFGTIPGSAEFAAILFPDGTIEFQYGNSEGGDKTLPVSGISKGNHEACLLTVSNVKRPASGKFFRFAPSALPGDVSITNEGIVRVQNIVRPAAGSMLLKARDRNRLTCHKQITLTTGPSVKISLSDPGTLPLPGSVNNLMISLSNHGTIPVSQAIFSLKTASSNVTVAGDPVTGINIQPGQTIQIRDRFSVIIPDTIQEEQPFLLKGMLDTGSGKIEVYGEFTIAGIQIVITPPAVLDNGNNIAEPGEVLSLAFNLYNYGNSPAGNITASLELATPYAAVNGNNSFEAGFLGGHDRIKLTFPVKINEAVPAGSYMQATLNLLTEYGEQYNETFGIQIGNSAIAVIDKDKNYNSAVHIIAAINEIDLACEKLDQIDWILNKFNTVFLSLGCFPQNHKLSAYEDSLLVSFLENGGNLYLEGGSFFRFDPPTALREKFSVTGLSQAFQHPADTLTGMPGTPAEGFTFHYRGDKTRGENLQVEGIAVPWFQDKNSGYCFTTGLDSARYNAIASTVEFGGTFMFNSPGRPQLMRNYLEYLGFSTSPLCASFVADHTQICRYNKINFMAYASGTVNRLRWSFPGGEPQTSDEENPQIRYDTPGIYDVSLTVEDGTSGSNTFTLENYIHVENCTGMDEPAESKYAVFPNPAGRMATLICPDRSESLNIRMIDLSGRTVFETNVIHPETSIQLRFPKLSEGLYMLIIRTRETQSAIKLMIHQPG; encoded by the coding sequence ATGAAATTCCTGATTACCCTGCTGCTTACTGCAAGCACTGCAGTAAGCAGTTTTTGTCAGCAGGCCACTCTGCGGAATCGGGCCGCACTATATGAAAGCAACGGAATACACCGTTCCTTTCAGCCAGGATCAGCATTTCCGGATTATCCCAGACTGAAACTTCCTGAACAGGCAAAGCACACAAGCCTTCCCCCGGTGGCCGACAACTCGGGCCAGCCCTACCTCAGGCCGGTTTTCAGGCAGGCAGGCGCTTCATGCGGACAAGCCTCAACCGTTGGTTATAATTTCTGCTACGAAATAAACAGACTCAGGCAACTGCCATCCGACACCTCGCTGAATACTTATCCCGACCACTTTACCTATAATTTCATGAATGCCACCGAACCCTATTACGGGGAGGGGGTCAGCTATTTCCACACTTTTGACATCCTGTACGATGCCGGTAATCCTACTGAAGCTGTTTACGGGCCGATCACGCTTGAAGATAATTATTACTGGATGAGTGGTTACGAAAAGTACTACAATGCGATGAAAAACCGCCTTGGGTCGGTACGGTCGATACATGCCGGAACCCCCGAAGGCCTGGAAATATTAAAACACTGGATTCACAATCACATAGAGGGATCGGCCATCGGTGGAGTTGCAAGCTTTTATGCCGGGATGAATTACGTCGCCCACCTCCCCCCCGCTTCACCGGAGGCAGGCAAGTCGGTAATCACCACCTGGCTTCCGACTGCCTCCCACGCCATGACCATTGTCGGCTACAACGATTCCATCAGGTTCGACCGCAACGGGGATAACATGTTTACCAATCATCTGGATATCAACAACGATGGCATTGCCGACATGAAAGACTGGGAAATCGGCGGACTGAAGTTTGTCAACTCTTACGGCCCGGACTGGGAAAACAACGGCTTCTGCTATATGCTCTATTCTACACTGGCTGCGGATTACGGACAGGGGGGCATCTGGAACAATTCGGTGCATGTGTTGTTCCCGGATACTGCCTATACTCCCGGGCTGACCATTTCAGCAAAAGTTAAATACAATAAAAGGGGCCGGATCAGGATTACAGCCGGGGTAAGTACCGACACTTCAGTATTTTATCCAGAAAAAGAGTTGCAGTTTACCGTCTTTAATTATCAGGGCGGCGATTACTATATGACCGGAAGCAGGCTACCCGACGGAAAAACGCTGGAACTGGGCCTTGATGTCACTCCTTTGCTCAGTTACATCCATCCGGGCCAGCCCGCCAGAATTTTTCTGATCATCGATGAAGCGGATCCTGATCAGGGCGGAGAAGGATTGATCCTGGAATTCAGCGCCATCAGCTACCTCACAGGCAGCCCGGTAACCTTTTCAGGTGATGAAACCCCGGTAGCCATCGCCGACAACGGCAGAACACTGGTCTCAGCCATCATTCAGGTTCAGTCCGACCCTCCGGTAATTCATTCGGATGACATCATCTATATACCTGAGAATACAGAAGATTTCTCATTTACGCCTGTTATCACCGGCGGAACAAATCCTGTTGAACTTACGACCGGCCATGTTTATTTTCAGGGCGACAGCACAGGCATCTATCCCCAGCACCCGGGAGAAGATCTGCAGCCATCCAGCCGGACCAATGGGTTTGCAATGGTAGCTATGCCATTTTCGTTTCCTTTTTTTGGTGAAACATTCGACACCCTCTACATGCATGTAAACGGATACCTTATGTTTACCGGAGAGGATATGCCCTATTACTACCAGTTATATGACGAACAATACCTGTGTCAGATCAAAGCCATCGCCCCGTTTCTCAACAGAAACCTCCGGCAAAACATAAACGGCGACTATCTGAAAGTAAGCCTCTCTCCCGACAAGGCAGTTTTTTCCTGGAAACTGACTTTTGGCACAATTCCCGGATCTGCTGAATTCGCAGCAATACTTTTTCCCGACGGAACCATTGAATTTCAGTATGGAAATTCAGAAGGAGGCGATAAAACTTTACCGGTATCCGGTATCAGCAAGGGAAATCATGAAGCCTGCCTGCTTACCGTATCCAATGTAAAAAGGCCGGCTTCCGGTAAATTTTTCCGTTTTGCACCTTCAGCCCTGCCGGGAGATGTTTCAATTACCAATGAAGGAATCGTCAGGGTTCAGAACATTGTACGGCCGGCAGCAGGCAGTATGCTGCTTAAAGCCAGGGACCGGAACAGGCTTACCTGCCACAAGCAGATCACCCTGACGACAGGGCCGTCTGTGAAAATCAGTTTATCCGATCCCGGCACGTTACCACTTCCGGGCAGTGTAAACAACCTGATGATCAGCCTGAGCAATCATGGTACGATTCCAGTCAGTCAGGCCATTTTCAGTCTTAAGACGGCGTCCTCAAATGTTACCGTTGCCGGCGATCCCGTTACAGGCATAAATATTCAGCCCGGCCAGACGATTCAGATCCGGGACCGGTTCAGCGTAATTATCCCTGACACCATTCAGGAAGAACAGCCATTTTTATTAAAGGGCATGCTGGACACCGGCTCCGGAAAAATAGAAGTTTACGGTGAATTCACCATTGCAGGGATTCAGATAGTGATTACCCCGCCAGCGGTTCTGGATAACGGAAACAACATTGCTGAACCCGGTGAGGTATTATCATTGGCCTTCAACCTTTATAATTATGGTAATTCACCAGCAGGGAATATCACTGCATCGCTTGAGCTTGCAACACCCTATGCGGCGGTAAATGGGAACAACTCTTTTGAAGCCGGATTCCTGGGCGGGCATGACCGGATTAAGCTGACATTTCCGGTAAAAATCAACGAAGCTGTTCCCGCCGGCAGCTATATGCAGGCTACCCTCAATCTTTTAACAGAATATGGGGAACAATACAATGAAACATTTGGCATTCAGATCGGTAACTCAGCAATAGCCGTTATCGATAAGGACAAGAACTACAATTCGGCTGTCCATATCATCGCTGCCATCAATGAAATAGACCTGGCATGCGAAAAGCTGGATCAGATTGATTGGATACTGAACAAATTCAATACCGTTTTCCTGTCGCTGGGCTGTTTTCCTCAGAATCATAAACTCAGTGCATACGAGGACAGCCTTTTGGTAAGTTTTCTTGAAAACGGGGGCAATCTGTACCTTGAGGGTGGCTCATTCTTCCGGTTTGATCCCCCGACCGCGCTGCGTGAAAAATTCAGCGTAACGGGGCTCAGTCAGGCTTTTCAACATCCTGCCGACACCCTCACCGGAATGCCGGGCACCCCTGCCGAAGGGTTTACTTTTCATTACCGCGGTGACAAAACAAGAGGTGAAAACCTTCAGGTTGAAGGAATTGCCGTTCCCTGGTTCCAGGATAAAAATTCCGGTTATTGCTTTACAACAGGACTGGATTCGGCAAGGTACAATGCCATTGCATCAACGGTGGAATTTGGCGGCACTTTTATGTTTAACAGCCCCGGCAGGCCTCAGTTGATGCGCAACTACCTCGAATATCTCGGATTCAGCACATCGCCCCTGTGTGCAAGCTTTGTCGCCGATCACACACAAATATGCAGGTATAATAAAATAAATTTTATGGCTTATGCCAGCGGAACAGTTAACCGGTTGCGCTGGTCCTTCCCTGGAGGCGAACCCCAGACATCAGACGAGGAAAATCCTCAGATCAGGTACGATACTCCCGGCATATACGACGTCAGCCTGACTGTTGAAGACGGGACATCCGGCAGCAACACATTTACACTGGAGAATTACATTCATGTGGAGAACTGCACCGGTATGGATGAACCTGCTGAAAGTAAATATGCTGTTTTTCCGAATCCCGCCGGGAGAATGGCCACCCTGATTTGTCCGGACAGATCGGAGTCGCTGAATATCAGAATGATTGACCTTTCAGGCAGGACAGTCTTTGAAACCAATGTTATTCATCCGGAAACAAGCATTCAGCTCAGGTTCCCGAAACTCTCAGAAGGCCTGTATATGCTGATCATCAGAACCCGGGAGACACAGAGCGCAATAAAACTGATGATTCATCAGCCCGGTTGA
- a CDS encoding DNA polymerase III subunit: MKFSDIAGQEEIKYRLRRTVSDNRVSHAQLFLGPEGSGKLAMALAYAQYINCTARTPEDSCGSCPSCIKYAKLAHPDLHFIYPVATTKEIDKDPISKKFIHHWRALVESTGGYVSLADWYQKIGLENKQGIINTDDCNEIIKTLSYKSYESEYKVMIVWMIEKLYHAAAPKILKILEEPPDKTLFLLISEHNDLILPTILSRTQLVKFRALNDDELISALTLNESADSSAAGRIRYVANGNLNLARKILQTGESDQSNFELFRNWMRICYKKDVAEIHKLTSEFHSLGREKQKKFFSYALKATRYCLMNSIGNENAIRAEGEELKFIRDFTPFINQANINLLNEAFNTASYHIERNGSANIIFMDLSLKMTGWLRLK, translated from the coding sequence ATGAAGTTCAGTGACATTGCAGGACAGGAAGAGATCAAATACAGGCTCAGAAGAACAGTCAGCGACAATCGTGTTAGCCATGCCCAGTTATTTCTTGGGCCGGAAGGCTCCGGCAAACTTGCCATGGCCCTTGCTTACGCACAATACATCAATTGCACTGCCCGCACTCCTGAAGACTCGTGCGGATCATGCCCTTCGTGCATCAAATACGCGAAACTGGCCCACCCGGACCTGCATTTCATTTATCCTGTTGCCACAACCAAGGAAATTGACAAAGATCCGATCAGCAAAAAGTTCATTCATCACTGGCGCGCACTGGTCGAATCAACCGGAGGATATGTCAGCCTGGCCGACTGGTATCAGAAAATAGGACTGGAGAATAAACAAGGCATCATCAATACGGATGATTGCAACGAGATCATCAAGACGCTGAGCTATAAATCCTATGAGTCGGAGTATAAAGTAATGATCGTCTGGATGATCGAGAAACTTTATCACGCGGCTGCCCCGAAAATACTCAAAATCCTCGAAGAACCGCCTGACAAGACCCTGTTTCTGCTGATTTCAGAGCATAACGACCTGATACTGCCTACAATTCTTTCAAGAACTCAATTGGTCAAATTCAGGGCCTTAAACGACGATGAGCTGATTTCCGCACTGACCTTGAACGAATCGGCAGATTCTTCAGCAGCCGGAAGGATCAGGTATGTAGCCAACGGCAATCTGAACCTTGCAAGAAAAATTTTACAGACAGGTGAATCGGATCAGTCAAACTTCGAACTTTTCAGAAACTGGATGCGCATTTGCTATAAAAAGGATGTCGCTGAAATTCACAAGCTGACTTCAGAATTTCATAGTCTTGGCAGGGAAAAGCAAAAGAAGTTCTTCAGTTACGCACTTAAAGCAACCAGATACTGCCTGATGAACAGCATCGGAAATGAAAACGCCATCAGGGCAGAAGGAGAAGAACTCAAATTTATCAGGGATTTCACACCGTTTATCAATCAGGCCAACATCAACCTACTCAATGAGGCCTTTAATACAGCCTCTTATCATATCGAACGCAACGGATCCGCAAATATCATCTTTATGGATCTTTCGCTGAAAATGACAGGCTGGCTGAGGCTGAAGTAA
- a CDS encoding FtsB family cell division protein encodes MWNKIPAFLKNKYLLVILMFIVWLTFFDRNNFISQVRYGRILNKQRQQMEFYKSEILKDSTALNELMTDSLSLEKFAREKYLMKKNNEDVYLIVKDKDNKEN; translated from the coding sequence ATGTGGAATAAAATTCCGGCCTTTCTTAAAAACAAGTACCTGCTTGTGATTTTAATGTTTATAGTATGGTTGACCTTTTTCGACCGGAATAATTTTATTTCTCAGGTCCGTTACGGACGTATCCTGAACAAACAGCGGCAGCAGATGGAATTTTACAAAAGTGAAATTCTGAAAGACAGCACTGCACTGAATGAGTTGATGACAGATTCATTGTCGCTGGAGAAATTTGCCCGGGAAAAATACCTGATGAAAAAAAATAATGAAGATGTCTATCTGATTGTTAAGGATAAAGACAATAAGGAGAACTAA